Sequence from the Corallococcus sp. EGB genome:
CCTGAAGTAGCCGGGGCGGGCGTGCCTGGCGAGTCAAGGCACGTAGGCGATGCAGTCAATCTCCACGCGCAGGCCCGCGTCTGGAAGCGCGGACACCTGCACGGTGGTGCGCGCGGGCCGGTGACCGGCGAAGACGCGCTCGTAGACGGCGTTCATCCGGGGGAACTCCTGCATGTCCACCAGGAAGACGCCGCAGCGCAGGACGTGCTGGAGGCTGGAGCCGCCGGCCACGAGGATGCGCTCCAGGTTGCGCAGCACCTGCTCCGTCTGCGCTTCGATTCCTTCGGCCTGCACACCGGTGGCGGGGTCCTTGGCCGCCTGTCCGGAGATGAAGAGCAGCCGGTCCAACTGCATGCCGGGAGAATACGGGCCCACGGGCTTGGGCAGTCCAGGCGCGACGATGGGCTGATGCTTCGCTGACGTCATGGGCTTTTCTCCTTGGATGGGCGCAGGTCTAGCGATTGCCAGTCCTTGGGTCCAGCCGCCAGAGTCGGATCGGACGGCGGATCCGCGTGCATGGAACGGACGGGCCCATCAGGCCCCTGCCTGGCCATGCATGAGGTGCAGGAGAAGGGCGGCCCGGCTCCGGGCTGAGCCGGGACCGGGCCGCGGATGCATCCGTCCATGCTCGCCCGGTCAGGGCAGACAGACGTTCATCACCAGGGTCGCGCTCTGGGCGTCGTCATCCGCGAGCGCCAGGTCCGGCAGGCCGTCCCCGTTCCAGTCCGCGCTCAACGCGTCCTGGACGGCCCTTCCCCATGCCGTCCTGGGACCGGCCGCGTAGGCTCCGGCGGGCTGCTGGAGCACGATGGCGGCCTCGTGGTTGCTGAACGAGAAGAGGTCCACCTGGCCGTCGCCGTTGAAGTCATCGGTGAGGACGCGGATGCCTCCCCGTGCCCCCAGCGGGGTCAGCGGCGTCAGGCTGGGCTGGCGGGCGGCATCGAAGGTGAGGAACCCCAGCGCGCGCTGCTCCAGCGTGAGGCCGACGCGCCCCTGGCCCTCCAGGTCCGCGCGGCCCATGGCCCAGAGGTTCACCTCTCCGGTGAACGTCGTGGGGCCGGTGAGCGTGCCGTCGCCCCGGCCCCAGAGCACATGGACCAGGCCCGCCGTGATGCTGGGCGTTCCCTGGCGCATCACCGCGAGGTCCATGTGTCCATCCCGGTCCAGGTCCGCGGCGAGGAGCCTCGAAGACGGGCCCGCGGCGGCGACGTTGAAATCCACGCGCGGAGCGAAGCGCCCACCGCCCACGTTGAGCCAGACGCCCAGCTGAAGCTGGCTGTATGAGAACGAGCGCAGAGTCACGAGGTCGAACCGGCCGTCCTCATTGAGGTCCACCTTGATCAGTTCCTGCGGATCCGCTCCCTCGCCATAGCGCTCGGCCGGGCTGAAGTCCCCGCCCGCCGTGCGCTTGAAGACGACCAGTTGGGGGGCCGCCGTGGTGCCCGACACCGTGGTGATCGCCGCCAGGTCCTCCTGGCCATCCTCATCCAGGTCCCCCGCGATGATGTCCTGCACGCCGCCGGTGGCGGTGCTCCCCGTGGGCGGCACGAAGACCGGCGCCAGCAGCGCGGCCCCGCGCGCACCATTGCCAGACAGTGACAAGGCAATGGCATTCTTCTCATGGACGCCCACGGCCAGATCCGCGGCCCCGTCGCCGTTGAAGTCCGCGCTGGCGAGCCCCGCGGGCTTGCCTTCCAGCCGCAGGCTTTCAGGCGTCAGGGAGCCTCCCCAGAAAAGCCGGACGTCCGGGTAGCTGTCCGCGAGGACGACATCCTTCCGGCCATCCCCGTCGAAATCGCCCACGGCGGGAGCGGCGCCCTCGCCACTGAAGCCATAGGTCACGAGGGGCGCGAAGGGCGGGGTGGACGTGCTGCCCCTGAGCAGGTTCAGCCGTCCTCCCGCGCTGTTCGTCCAGAAGAGGTCGTCCAGGCCGTCCGCATCCAGGTCGACGGCCACGGGGTAGGAATAGACGCCCCCCGTGGGCGCGGGAATGGAGTACTGCGTCAGCAGGGCCAGCGTGCCCGCGGGGGAGCTGTAGATGCGCACCGTGTCCGGCGACACGATGGCCAGGTCGTCCCGCTTGCCATCGTGGTCGAAGTCACCGACCGCCAGGTCTCCGTAGCAATAGGAGCAGGGGGCATACACGGGGACCTTGAAGGAGCCGGTCCCGGTGCCGTTGGCCTGGACGACCCGGTTGTTGGCGTAGTCGACCCGGGCGTAGTCCAGGAACCCGTCGCCATTGAAGTCCGCGACGGCCGGGCAGGAGGGCGCCGAAGTGGCGACCGCCGAGGGCGCGGAGAAGCTCCCATTGCCCGCGCCACGGTAGAGGAGGATCCGCTTGTCGGTGGTGTGCGCGAGCACATCCAGCTTCCCATCGGAGGTGAAGTCTCCGGTCAAAAGGCAGTCGAACCCGACGTTCACGGTCAGCCGCGTGGCAATGGGCGTCTGGAAGGTCCCCGTGCCCGTACCCGGGAAGACGACAAAGCCTCCCGCGGTCGTGCTGTCTTCTTTCAGGATGGCCGCGACGTCCAACTTCCCATCCCCGTCGAAGTCCGCCACGGCGGGCGGCAGCTCCCGGAAGATCGAGCCCGCGGAGACAGACGGCGCAAGCCGCGTCAGGGAGCGTCGGGGCCCGCTGGCGAGCACGACGAGGCGGGAGCCATTGCCCACGACCGCGTCCGCGAGCCCATCCCCCGTGAAGTCACCGGCCCCCACGAAGCTGCTCACGTCGTTGAAGAAGTGTCCGGAGGCGGGCGCGAAGGTGGGGGCCTCGCAGGCGAGCGGGGGGACGTGGCGGTGGAGCGCGGGGGCGGACGGCCGGCCTTGTCCCGCGGAATTGAGAGCCTTCACCTGAAAACGATAGGTATTGCCGGGCACCAGGCCTGGAACGGTCGCGATGTGCGTGCCCGCCGGGACGGTGACGGAGCCCCCACCGGGCGACGCGGTGACCTGGTATTCCGTGACGGGGTCCCCCGCGGGTGCTGTCGCCGGGTTCCAGAGCACGACGGCGCCCTGCACGGTGGAGGTGACGCGGACATCCGTGGGAGCCCGGGGTTGCGGGCGCGTGAGGAGGGGGCCAAACGAGACCGACGGGCCTTCACCCACGCCGCTCAGCGCGCTCACGGTGAAGGTATACGGCGTCTCCAGCGCGAGCCCGGAGATGGAGGCGACCAGGAGGTTGGCGGGCACCGTGCGTTCCGCGCCCGCGGGCGTGGACGTCAGCTTGTAGTAGGTCACGGGAGCGCCGCCATCGGAAGCAGGCGGACGCCAATCCAATTCAACATTGCCCTGGTGGAAGACGCCCGTGAGGTTGATGGGCGCGGAGGGCAGGGAAGGGGTCGTGACCGCGCTGGACGTCGCCGCGGTCCCCGTCCCCGTCGAGTTCTGGGCGGCCACGCTGAAGGTATAGGTCCCGCCATTGGCAAGGCCTGAGATCGTCGTGGAGGTCGTGGAGGCACCTGCGAACTGGGTAACGCCGCCCGGCTGCGTGGTGACGAGATACCCGGAGATGGCGCCACCGCCATTGCTCACGGGGGCCGTCCACCGCACCGTCGCGGAACGGATGCCCGCCGTCGCCGTCACGTTCTGGGGCGCGCTCGGAAGGGCCGCGGGCCTCAGGGGGCTCGTTGAATAGGAAGGCTGTGAATTGCCCACCGCGTTGGTGGCCAGCACCGTGAACGTGTACGGCTGCCCATTGGTGAGCCCGGTGACGACGAAGGACGTCCCCGAGGTGGCATACGTCTGCCCTCCCGGGGAAGCGGTGATGGTGTAACCCTGGATGGGGAGCCCTCCATTCG
This genomic interval carries:
- a CDS encoding FG-GAP-like repeat-containing protein codes for the protein MATPGGAKVITGPTARSTVVTGLANGTTYKFTVTPILADGTRQTSGASASVRTFDVPSSPSWSTYKPGDQQVELNWYAPSNGGLPIQGYTITASPGGQTYATSGTSFVVTGLTNGQPYTFTVLATNAVGNSQPSYSTSPLRPAALPSAPQNVTATAGIRSATVRWTAPVSNGGGAISGYLVTTQPGGVTQFAGASTTSTTISGLANGGTYTFSVAAQNSTGTGTAATSSAVTTPSLPSAPINLTGVFHQGNVELDWRPPASDGGAPVTYYKLTSTPAGAERTVPANLLVASISGLALETPYTFTVSALSGVGEGPSVSFGPLLTRPQPRAPTDVRVTSTVQGAVVLWNPATAPAGDPVTEYQVTASPGGGSVTVPAGTHIATVPGLVPGNTYRFQVKALNSAGQGRPSAPALHRHVPPLACEAPTFAPASGHFFNDVSSFVGAGDFTGDGLADAVVGNGSRLVVLASGPRRSLTRLAPSVSAGSIFRELPPAVADFDGDGKLDVAAILKEDSTTAGGFVVFPGTGTGTFQTPIATRLTVNVGFDCLLTGDFTSDGKLDVLAHTTDKRILLYRGAGNGSFSAPSAVATSAPSCPAVADFNGDGFLDYARVDYANNRVVQANGTGTGSFKVPVYAPCSYCYGDLAVGDFDHDGKRDDLAIVSPDTVRIYSSPAGTLALLTQYSIPAPTGGVYSYPVAVDLDADGLDDLFWTNSAGGRLNLLRGSTSTPPFAPLVTYGFSGEGAAPAVGDFDGDGRKDVVLADSYPDVRLFWGGSLTPESLRLEGKPAGLASADFNGDGAADLAVGVHEKNAIALSLSGNGARGAALLAPVFVPPTGSTATGGVQDIIAGDLDEDGQEDLAAITTVSGTTAAPQLVVFKRTAGGDFSPAERYGEGADPQELIKVDLNEDGRFDLVTLRSFSYSQLQLGVWLNVGGGRFAPRVDFNVAAAGPSSRLLAADLDRDGHMDLAVMRQGTPSITAGLVHVLWGRGDGTLTGPTTFTGEVNLWAMGRADLEGQGRVGLTLEQRALGFLTFDAARQPSLTPLTPLGARGGIRVLTDDFNGDGQVDLFSFSNHEAAIVLQQPAGAYAAGPRTAWGRAVQDALSADWNGDGLPDLALADDDAQSATLVMNVCLP
- a CDS encoding RidA family protein, with translation MTSAKHQPIVAPGLPKPVGPYSPGMQLDRLLFISGQAAKDPATGVQAEGIEAQTEQVLRNLERILVAGGSSLQHVLRCGVFLVDMQEFPRMNAVYERVFAGHRPARTTVQVSALPDAGLRVEIDCIAYVP